In a genomic window of Alteromonas gilva:
- the prmA gene encoding 50S ribosomal protein L11 methyltransferase → MPWLQLKIETSAEMAEQIGGMFTANGAQAVTFVDAKDTPMYEPKPGEVMLWPDTQVIGLFDASDDMPAIIKRLGNAKVLGKDFKYRLEPLEDKDWEREWMDNFHPMQFGKRLWICPSWRDVPDPNAVNVMLDPGLAFGTGTHPTTSLCLRWLDGVDVEGKTVVDFGCGSGILAIAALKLGAKNVIGIDIDPQALQASMDNAQRNNVADRLSVFLPDNQPTLEADIVMANILSGPLLELRSVITNYCKQDGLLVLSGILAEQVPRIETAYQQHFNLEPTAIDDEWARVSGQRIR, encoded by the coding sequence ATGCCCTGGCTACAACTCAAAATAGAAACTTCAGCAGAAATGGCGGAACAAATAGGTGGCATGTTCACCGCCAATGGTGCTCAGGCTGTCACCTTTGTTGACGCCAAAGATACCCCCATGTACGAGCCAAAACCCGGCGAAGTGATGCTATGGCCCGACACTCAGGTAATCGGGTTGTTTGATGCCAGTGACGACATGCCGGCTATCATTAAGCGTCTGGGTAACGCCAAAGTATTGGGTAAAGACTTCAAATACCGCCTTGAGCCACTCGAAGATAAAGACTGGGAGCGTGAGTGGATGGATAATTTCCATCCTATGCAGTTTGGCAAACGGCTGTGGATTTGCCCCAGTTGGCGTGACGTGCCTGATCCCAATGCGGTGAATGTGATGCTCGATCCGGGCCTTGCTTTTGGTACCGGCACGCACCCAACCACTTCATTGTGCCTGCGTTGGCTCGATGGCGTAGATGTAGAAGGCAAAACCGTGGTCGACTTTGGCTGTGGTTCCGGCATCTTAGCCATTGCCGCACTCAAACTGGGTGCCAAAAACGTAATTGGTATCGACATTGACCCGCAAGCGTTACAAGCCTCCATGGATAATGCTCAGCGCAACAATGTCGCCGATCGCTTAAGCGTGTTTTTACCCGACAACCAACCCACGCTTGAAGCCGATATTGTTATGGCCAATATATTATCCGGCCCCCTGCTCGAACTCCGTTCAGTAATTACCAACTACTGCAAACAAGATGGCTTGTTAGTGCTGTCGGGCATTTTAGCTGAACAGGTGCCACGCATTGAAACAGCCTATCAACAACATTTTAACCTCGAACCTACCGCAATCGACGATGAATGGGCGCGGGTATCCGGTCAGCGAATACGATAA
- a CDS encoding amidase has product MWQKLTGIVLLIGVVSCGTQQPPSIDSKWLDMPAVQQAAAIKNGQISAEELVAGYLARIDALDNQGPNINSILRLNPDAMSDARARDAAIARGEPLGPLHGIPVLLKDNIETNDMPTTAGSLALLNNDTLRDSPLVAQLRAAGAIILGKTNLSEWANFRSEDSISGWSAVGGLTRNPHILSRTACGSSSGSGAAMAAGFASLAVGTETNGSVICPSSMNGIVGFKPTVGLIPRTHIVPISVTQDTAGPMTRSVKDAALMTSVMATTDPSDKATQSASRPSAQTLAALDGDISGLKIGVMRDSQGQDQAIIDAFNDSLAKLTAQGAELVDIESLSLPDDFGKHSYFVLLAEFKSTLNEYLESSPAPLAVRSLQALIDFNAASERELQLFDQSIFAKSQATDGLQDEEYATALQTVRTATRDNGIDKLLKEYDVDVLVAPTNNPAFIIDSVYGDHAPAGFIGIGYLAAIAGYPHITVPMTSVRDLPVGFSIVGGQWQDARVLNVGYAFEKSNKFIKKPGFYPTRFEALKNSALPYRLMQSEQD; this is encoded by the coding sequence ATGTGGCAAAAGCTAACGGGTATCGTATTACTGATTGGGGTGGTGTCATGCGGCACGCAACAGCCACCATCTATTGATAGCAAGTGGTTGGATATGCCTGCGGTGCAACAGGCGGCAGCAATCAAAAACGGCCAGATCAGCGCCGAAGAACTCGTGGCGGGGTATCTGGCAAGAATCGATGCGTTGGACAACCAGGGCCCTAACATCAACAGTATTTTGCGTTTGAATCCGGATGCCATGAGCGACGCCAGAGCCCGCGATGCAGCGATTGCCAGAGGTGAACCCTTAGGGCCGCTGCACGGCATTCCGGTATTACTAAAAGACAATATCGAAACTAACGATATGCCCACAACAGCAGGCTCGTTGGCATTGCTCAACAACGACACCTTGCGTGACTCGCCATTAGTGGCACAACTGCGTGCGGCCGGGGCCATTATACTGGGTAAAACCAATTTATCTGAGTGGGCGAATTTTCGTTCAGAGGACTCAATCAGTGGTTGGAGCGCCGTTGGCGGTTTAACCCGTAACCCGCATATATTGTCGCGTACGGCGTGTGGCTCCTCATCTGGCTCGGGGGCGGCGATGGCAGCAGGTTTTGCCTCGCTGGCCGTTGGTACCGAAACCAATGGTTCAGTGATTTGCCCGTCGTCGATGAATGGCATTGTTGGTTTTAAACCCACGGTGGGCCTGATCCCGCGTACCCATATTGTACCTATCTCTGTTACCCAGGACACCGCCGGCCCCATGACCCGCAGTGTGAAAGACGCAGCCTTAATGACCTCGGTAATGGCCACAACCGATCCCAGCGACAAGGCAACGCAGTCGGCCAGTCGCCCGAGCGCGCAAACCCTTGCAGCACTCGATGGTGATATCAGCGGGCTAAAAATAGGCGTAATGCGCGACAGTCAGGGCCAGGATCAGGCAATTATCGATGCCTTTAATGACAGTCTGGCAAAATTAACGGCGCAGGGCGCAGAGCTGGTTGACATTGAGTCGCTGTCGCTGCCGGATGATTTTGGTAAGCACTCATACTTTGTATTGCTGGCTGAATTTAAGTCAACGCTGAACGAATACCTGGAGTCTTCGCCGGCGCCATTGGCGGTAAGAAGTTTACAGGCGCTGATAGACTTTAACGCCGCCTCGGAGCGCGAGTTACAACTCTTTGATCAATCGATTTTTGCGAAGTCGCAAGCCACTGATGGTCTGCAGGACGAAGAGTATGCCACGGCATTACAGACGGTCAGAACGGCGACGCGCGACAACGGCATAGATAAGCTACTCAAGGAATACGATGTGGATGTGCTGGTTGCCCCCACTAACAACCCAGCGTTTATTATCGATAGCGTGTACGGCGATCACGCCCCGGCGGGTTTTATTGGCATTGGCTATCTGGCGGCGATTGCCGGTTATCCGCACATAACCGTGCCCATGACCAGCGTACGGGATTTGCCGGTAGGCTTTAGTATTGTTGGCGGGCAGTGGCAGGATGCCAGGGTGTTGAATGTTGGCTACGCTTTTGAAAAATCGAATAAGTTTATTAAAAAGCCGGGGTTCTACCCGACCCGCTTTGAGGCACTGAAAAACAGCGCACTGCCTTACCGTTTGATGCAATCAGAACAGGATTAG
- a CDS encoding CPXCG motif-containing cysteine-rich protein, with product MSLTQASTFECPYCMTINDLEVDEINDIGQTQVTDCQICCQPIVVTIRESDGEIDIQAEQENE from the coding sequence ATGAGTTTAACTCAAGCCAGTACTTTTGAGTGTCCCTATTGTATGACCATTAACGACCTCGAAGTGGATGAAATTAACGACATCGGCCAAACTCAGGTGACAGATTGTCAGATATGCTGTCAGCCTATTGTAGTGACCATCAGGGAGAGTGATGGCGAAATAGATATTCAGGCCGAGCAGGAAAACGAATAA
- a CDS encoding high-potential iron-sulfur protein, producing MKSVNRRDFLKLSGTTLIGMTFGGVALQAQAQEHLSEDDATAKALKYVNESTKEGSNCSTCMYIQGEAGKEWRPCAIFPGKLVNANGWCSAWVKKPG from the coding sequence ATGAAATCAGTCAATCGTCGCGATTTTCTGAAATTATCAGGCACCACGCTCATTGGTATGACTTTCGGTGGCGTTGCCCTGCAAGCCCAGGCTCAGGAGCATCTTAGCGAAGACGATGCCACCGCTAAGGCACTTAAATACGTCAACGAATCTACCAAAGAAGGTTCGAACTGCAGTACCTGCATGTATATTCAGGGTGAAGCGGGTAAAGAATGGCGTCCTTGCGCAATTTTCCCGGGTAAACTCGTTAATGCTAACGGCTGGTGCAGCGCCTGGGTGAAAAAGCCGGGCTAA
- the dusB gene encoding tRNA dihydrouridine synthase DusB: protein MQIGTYSLDNNLMLAPMAGVTDRPFRQLCRRLGAGLVVSEMLSSNPKVWNTAKSMQRMDHSGESGIRSVQIAGADPDLMAEAAKFNVANGAQIIDINMGCPAKKVNKKLAGSALLQHPELVESIIQAVVNAVSVPVTLKIRTGWDTDNRNGVEIARIAQENGIQSLAVHGRTRACMYKGFAEYKTIRQIKQAISIPVVANGDITSPQKAREVLEYTEADALMIGRGAQGNPWIFREVSHYLNTGELLPPPSLLEQHSVMKEHVAAVHAFYGAENGVRIARKHVGWYLVEHDKDRQFRKTFNGLESASEQLQAIDGYFNALQTGETRQISPAA from the coding sequence ATGCAAATTGGAACTTACTCACTTGATAACAACCTAATGTTGGCGCCCATGGCGGGCGTAACAGACAGGCCTTTCAGACAACTCTGTCGTCGTCTTGGAGCTGGTTTGGTTGTTTCAGAAATGCTGAGCAGCAATCCGAAGGTGTGGAATACTGCCAAATCTATGCAACGCATGGATCACAGCGGGGAGTCGGGTATACGTTCGGTGCAGATTGCCGGCGCAGATCCAGACTTAATGGCTGAAGCAGCAAAATTTAATGTTGCTAACGGTGCTCAGATTATTGATATCAATATGGGGTGCCCGGCCAAAAAAGTAAATAAAAAACTGGCAGGTTCAGCACTATTACAACACCCCGAATTGGTAGAATCTATTATTCAGGCGGTTGTAAACGCAGTATCGGTGCCAGTCACCCTGAAGATACGCACAGGGTGGGACACAGACAATCGCAATGGGGTAGAGATTGCCCGTATTGCACAAGAAAACGGCATACAGTCGCTGGCGGTCCACGGGCGTACCAGAGCATGTATGTATAAGGGCTTTGCCGAGTACAAGACTATCCGCCAAATAAAGCAGGCGATATCAATACCGGTAGTAGCCAACGGTGACATTACCTCACCACAGAAAGCCAGGGAAGTGCTTGAGTACACCGAAGCCGACGCATTAATGATTGGTCGCGGCGCCCAGGGTAACCCGTGGATTTTCAGAGAAGTTTCGCACTATCTGAACACAGGTGAACTGTTGCCACCGCCATCGTTACTGGAACAGCATTCGGTAATGAAAGAACACGTAGCGGCCGTGCATGCTTTTTACGGAGCAGAGAACGGCGTTCGTATAGCCCGCAAACATGTGGGTTGGTATTTGGTGGAGCACGATAAGGATCGTCAGTTCCGTAAAACGTTTAATGGACTGGAGTCTGCCAGCGAGCAACTGCAGGCCATTGACGGCTATTTTAACGCGCTGCAAACCGGCGAGACCCGACAGATCTCCCCTGCAGCTTAA
- a CDS encoding flavin reductase family protein, with product MNTFDEHDIGSMAQRFRANFVNSLSGYKSANLIGTADAEGQTNLAIVSSVVHIGANPPLMGMIMRPHTVRRDTLGNIKTSGFYTINAVPAALYAQAHQTAARYDEGVSEFVQCGFKAQWRNGFAAPFVAQSPIQIGLKLVEIVNLTVNDTSLVVGQIQQVSVEETHIDDDGSVDIDALKLACISGLDTYHEANAIAKMAYAKPDEAPTVIKQY from the coding sequence ATGAACACCTTTGATGAACATGATATCGGCAGCATGGCGCAGCGTTTTCGCGCCAACTTTGTAAACAGCTTGTCCGGCTATAAAAGCGCTAACCTGATCGGTACCGCCGATGCAGAGGGCCAAACTAATTTAGCTATTGTGAGCTCGGTAGTGCACATTGGTGCTAACCCACCGTTGATGGGCATGATTATGCGGCCACACACGGTGCGACGCGATACCCTTGGTAACATCAAAACCAGCGGTTTCTACACCATTAATGCGGTGCCTGCGGCGCTCTACGCACAGGCGCATCAAACTGCTGCCCGCTACGATGAGGGTGTCAGTGAGTTCGTTCAGTGTGGCTTTAAAGCGCAGTGGCGCAACGGGTTTGCAGCGCCCTTTGTCGCCCAAAGCCCTATTCAAATTGGCCTGAAGCTGGTTGAAATAGTTAATCTGACGGTCAACGACACGTCGCTGGTGGTCGGTCAAATCCAGCAGGTTAGCGTTGAGGAAACCCACATTGATGACGATGGCAGCGTCGATATTGATGCATTAAAACTGGCCTGTATCAGCGGCCTTGATACTTACCACGAGGCGAACGCAATAGCGAAAATGGCCTATGCTAAACCCGATGAGGCGCCCACGGTCATTAAACAGTACTGA